The sequence below is a genomic window from Labeo rohita strain BAU-BD-2019 unplaced genomic scaffold, IGBB_LRoh.1.0 scaffold_531, whole genome shotgun sequence.
ATTTCCAGCCGTGGACTGTTTAAATATAACCCGAAAAGGGAAGACAGCACCATCTAAGCAGGGCTCCAGGAAGACGCTATTAAGAACACCAAAGAAGGGTCTTAGCTAGCACATAGCTACCCTCAGATAGCTATGCTTCCAGGAAGGGGCAAGTTAACACACAGCTAGCCTCAGATAGCACTTAAGTAAGCCTGTCTCACCATAAACATAGCTGAACTGAAACCACCCTCAGATGGCTATACTAAGGAGGTCTCCTTTTTTTGTTCTGTCCATAAACCCGAGTATTGGCAGAAAATTAACACCACAACGTGCAGCATATATTCAGCTCCCGTGGGAGCTAAACACGCTCCACCCACGCGCTAGATTCCCCCATGAATCAGAACATAGCCACCGCGAATGCGTTGTTAATGCCATGAGAGGCGAACGCACTCATGCAAATTCGGATATAACAATTCGTGTAAACAGTTGAAGACTCATCTCCGTTCTTTGCATCGCGATGAGAACATCTAGTTCCCTCCAGAATTGGACGTGCTGCTcttaaccacacacacacagcccgcAAGCTCATGAAAGCAGGTATGAGAGTGTGCCTGTCTCTCGCATGAAACAAGCATTGAATGCGATGACGCATTCAACTCCCTTGAGAGCTGATATTCATTTACCCCTCACCATACATACACAGCTCATGCGCCGTATGAAAGCTGCGGGTATCAGAGCGTGCTTGCCTCTGGCAAGAGACAAGCAATAAATACAATGAGTGCAATAAACTCCCTCGCAGTTCGAAGTTCCCTTGATAGGGAACTATGCTTAACCACAGGttgagagctgtagttccaaacACATATGTTTGCGAtgctgtttgcgaatgttcgtttTAACCATGGTTTCGGGAAACACAGAATTGATGAACCATGTTGGTAACGACATAACTTGCGACCATTGTTGGCTAACAATGCTTTTGAGAAACACACCCCTGGCCGTGGTGTTTAACTATGGAAAATGTTCCTTACACCACCTGGTGGATATTGTGTGAATCacaacattgtttaaaaaaaaatcttaaaaagcaCCTACAGGGAGCTCCGTGATCACGTGGCAAATTGCAGGTTGCCccgtgaaaaaaaatgtgttcttaGTGGCCAGATCtgtaggcttttgggtatatttggccacacccattttttaaaatgaccctgttatagctgtccaaattttttttataattgtaccACAGTGGTTTATTagagattgagcaaaaaaaacaaaaccaaaaaaaaaaaaaaaaaagaagagagattgcaaaagtaggttttttacatattaaacatttaacaaaatttttgattgacagcagtagtTCTAGGGGCAAAGCTCTTCAGAATGAGGAGGTACTGTATATAtgatacatactgtatattgtgtgtatgtttgaaaaactgcaatatacaattgtttacgcccttgaaagATGCCACCCATGATGGCAAAGGGCCAGTTTTTCTGAGTATAAGTATGACTACAGAAATCAGATGAGCTACAGACTTCAGTTAAAGACATTATTAGAAGACTAGAAGATTTCATCTCTTAACTTACCAAGAACATACAGATTGTCCAGGTAacacatcattttaaaacaatatgaactgttaatgtaaatgtgaatttgcCATGATTGAATGATGTATTGTGGTTTCTTAACCCTTGTTTTTAGTGACATACACAAAAGTGAAGACTCATAATTCCAAAACCACAGCAAGGAGATGAAATGGTATGTGTTGTTTGGTAGAAAACTTTCTACATTTATAgggtaaaaatatatacatttagatATTTTCATGCTGAGAAACTgctgataaaagaaaaaaaagtgctcaaaatttcactttttttttttttttttttgtttatgcaatagctcagaaataaaataaggtaggggatttttttttctgttggtgAAGTTCCCCTAGTCTTTTTAATTGTGAGAATCTGCTGTAAATAATAATGGGCCATTTTCCATGATCTGAGCATGATTCATTAAGTCACAGGTGGCACATGAATGCTACCTTTGTATATACTTAGGTACATTTGCGTCAGTGGAGTTTTGATGTATGTTTTGACTCAATGAGGAATATCTTTAGATTTGAGTGATGTACTATTTTGAGTCGGggctcttttttgttttgtcttaatTGTAAGAATATTGATTGGCCGTTTTTTTATGATCTGAGCATGTTTCTTGAATTTACAAGCAAGAAAAGCCACATGAACACTATTTTTCTCTTGGCTACATGTGCATCTGTGGGGTTTTATGTGTGTTAAAACTACACAAGGAATATCTTCAAATCTGAGTGACAAATTTATGGTGAGATTGAGCTCTTTTTAATCAGGAGAATCTGCTGTTACGaatgctgtgtttttttccaaaGCCCAAAACAATTATGTTTGTTGTATTCTACTCTGTGAGACATTTCAAATTACATGAGACATGTGACTATTTGAGCTGTatattttttgacatatttcaatattacaattacaatttttgtacatagtacaaaaaacatttaataaattatgaaaaaaattttttatcagTAAATAACTCAGCACTTCTTAGGAGTTATTCGATATGGCTACATGCATTGTAAAATTCAGACTCTAAGCTTTTTGTCACTAGACTGTGCCCACTGGTGTTACTTTTGCCAACTTAGGGGGACGAatagtagtgatgggtactTGCATCACGGAtgacgttatgattcttggatcaccTTGtggcaatgcaaaaaaaaaaaaaaaaaaaaaacaacattgttttttttgtttttttttactttcactttcactttcactttgcCTGTTTTGGGGTGGAGTGTTTCAATTAACGGCGGAAGGAAGTAATATAAAGGGAAGTAAGACGTAACCTAGAGAGGGATTGCGTCAACAGTGAGGTTTGCAGTAACGAGAGTGATTGGGATTACCTTGTGAAGTGGAAAAATGGCCGCTTGTCCAACTGTTGCTTCCCGTGAGTGATGACTGGTGCGTCGTGGAGTCCCACTTGACTTTTAAGTAGGGATGTGCCGAACAAGGCTTTTGAAGCAATGAGGCTTTTACAACAAACTGCGATGATGCTTCGAAGCTTTTGATACAGTTCTCTACTCTGACATCTGGTGGTCAATAAAAATTCTTACACAGAATGTGCCATTCAGATGTTTTGTTGATTGTGGTGTCATTGGGCCTCATTTATCAAACGATCGTACGACAAAAAACTGTGCGTACGATCGTTTCTACGCAAAATGTGTGATTTATCAATATGAACGTTTGCGGTGGCTACGATCAAATCTCACGTCAGCTCTGAGTTCGTTTTGACATGTGGTTGAGCGCGTGTAAGCGCGTTACCCGTTTGATAACtgaagttaataataataaataaaatattattttgtataaaaagtGGTTTGGATGTGATTTCCTATTTCCATGGAGAGCTTGTTTTCTATTcaatatgcatatttatttaatcaattaattgttttaagtgtttaaCTATAATCTAACTAATCAATACAATTACAAGCATCTGGTAAATTTGCAAATTTGCAAGGTAATTAACTACTTCTGAAAACTATTTCAACAACACTTTCTGACCATCAATAAACATATAGGCCTAGATAATGGCAGATCTGGCTCTATTAGAGGACATGCACGCGGCCCTAAGACGCGAACGGGTTTTTCTGGACCGCAGGGATCTTTTAATGGAAAGTGATGAGTGGCTTTTAAGTCGCTTTCGTCTCCCAAGGCATCTCCTTGTTCAACTGTGTGAAGATCTGGAACCTCAGTTAAGAAGAGAAACCCGGCGTTCACATGCCATTCCTGTGCCTGTAATGGTGCTTTCAACGTTAGGGTTTTTGGCTACCGGGACCTTTCAGCGGGAGATAAGTGACAGATCTGGAATTTCACAGCCAACATTTAGCAGAACCCTGCCAGCAGTGTTGGCAGCTATTAAATCACTTTCTCGTCGATATATTCAATTTCCCTTTGATGATGGTCAGCAGTCTATTATTAAAAGAGAATTTTACAGAATTGCGGAGTATCCTAATGTGGTTGGTGCAATTGACTGTACGCACGTGCGGATAAAAGCACCGTCCACGAATGACTATGCATTTATAAACCGCAAAAACTACCATTCCAtcaatgtacaaataatttgtgatgCCAAACTGACCATCCTTAACATGGTGGCCCGGTGGCCAGGCGGCACACACGATTCCTTTATTTTACAGAACAGCAGTGTTGGCATCAAGTTACGGGACGGCGCACTGCAGGGACGTAGTCATTTACTTGGTGAGTTACTACACTGTGAAAAGctgttctaaaaataaaatgcttataacTGGTCACACCTAAAAAtcaatttacattttcatactTTATAGGGAAAATGTaagatgaaaacacaaaataattattttttcatcttAAATTGTCCCTTTAATGTAATATCCTATTTGTAACATCCAAACATttttcaaccaaatattttttgtaagagtcaaaatttaatgaaaaataatttcattttaaaatgttttcgaTTTAAGTTGATCCTTTACATTGTACTGcttctgtattttaaagtattgcaataaattaacttttttgtttcGCTAAATAGGAGATAAAGGTTATCCCCTCACGGAATACCTGGTTACCCCACTGGCAAACCCTGCAACAGAACAGGAACGCAGGTTCAACACTGCGCACATACGCACACGATCCACAGTAGAGCGCTGCATTGGACTGCTTAAAGGCAGATGGCTCTGTCTTGGTTCCGCGGGGGGAGCGCTACTGTACTCACCACAGAAAAGCTGCGACATAATCCTTGCCAGTGGGGTTCTACACAACATCGCTCAGGGTAACGGGGTACCAGATGATGTTCAGATGCTGCTGGAGGAGCGAATGCCTAGAGAGCCATGGCTAGCACAACCGCATATGAGGGCAGTACAGAGACGCCAGGAACTCGTTGATCGTTTCTAAATGCAATTTTGTTTAAGTACTCATtcattctgataaaaaaaaccACAAAGAACGCTttaataattcttatttttgaGATTTCGTTTTTAGATTCTCGTTTATTTGCTGTAAAGTTTCATTTATTGCAATTAATGAATGATTTATCGCTGTTATTCCCTGgattatttctgtttgtttcGCCAGGACCTCGGCTGTCACAACCCACGGTTGTCGTGGTCTTTGGGTGGAGAACGAATGTGCGGTGTGACAGCTCGAGGTTGGCTGGCTTTGTGCGGCAGGCTCCAGGCTGGTTTGTGTAGAATGAGTACCGCTTGTGCTTGCCTCTGACAtatctaaaagtaaaaataaactaattaaacatCAACTTCTGTATGTGCTTCATTTACGTTGGCCGAAATCagaattaacaatattttacatacCCTCCTCATGGATAGAAACATGCTCGTCCGTGTCTCCTCCGACACTTATTCCCACAATTGATTCTGGTCCGATGAGTGCAGACACACGCTCTCCTCTGTTGGAGTCAGCACAAACCTAGGGTCTGGCTGGCCTCCTCCAGTTTGCGTGGTGCTGCGTTTTAGGGCCGCAAGACGCTTTTTGGTTGAAAGTTTGAGGTCGGTCCATTTCTTCTTCACCTGCATGAAATTTATCAacaaaatatatgaatgaaaaatgtTCAGCAGTTTTCCCGTATTGCTTTTAACACGAACATGTTACTTTAGTGTTATAGTGTACGTtacttttactgtaaatattaataatacttgaAATTCTCCAAATATAAATATGCAGTAAATGTCCAATCAAATAATACAAACCTCAACAGATGTTCTGTTAACATCGCCAACGCTGTTGACGGCAGCTGTTATTTCGTTCCAAACTGCGTTTTTTTTGGCTTCCTTTAATGCCACTTTTTAAGCTGCCGAACAATACTAGCTGGTTTGACTGAACCTGTGTAATTAAAACGTCAAGCTCTAATTCAGAgaagtttttctttttgacGGGATTCCGTTTCGCCATCTCGCAAAATGTATAGGGGCGCGGCATCACCTCCCTGAATTTATAGGGGCGTGACATGTAAATTACGATGGATTTCAGCCGCCGCATTTATCAAAGAGCGATTAATCGTACGACAAGATTGGCTGCGTAGGAACATTTAATGAATCACACGTGAATCTTGTCGTAAGATCAATTTTACGCTTGAATGTACGATGGTTTTTACGTTCGTTTGATAAATGAGGCCCATTGTATGGTTTATTCGTGAATTTTATAAGCATATATGTCATTGGCAAGGTGGCTCATGTGTGCAGCGATATAGTTTCCAAAATGTGTTGTACTTTgcacaaaacaatgacaaagacAAATGTTCTTCATTTTTTACTTGCATCAAACTTGTCTTTTCACCTCCTAAATAGAATGTTTAATACGCCAATAAATTAGAGCAATGTGATTTTTCATTGCACCATTTTGTGTCTTCTTTATAAtagaacacaaacatgcacattgttaaaaaaatgcacaaatattgAAATTTTGGATAGAAGGTCCAAAAGGTGATCTTTCCCAAaagaatataaaacatttatttttatttcagttatattagcaaaaaaagtaatattattaaactgGAAAGACAGAACTCAAATTTCTATTACTCATTGGCTCAACGTGTTAGCAGACACTCTTACACTTGAGAAGTTAACTTCCTCGCTCAGGAATAAAATGTccacttttgaaaaaaatatgtagccCACTTCTGAAGTTCCTGGACAGTTGAATCTGATATAATATGAAAacatctcaggtta
It includes:
- the LOC127161033 gene encoding putative nuclease HARBI1, whose amino-acid sequence is MADLALLEDMHAALRRERVFLDRRDLLMESDEWLLSRFRLPRHLLVQLCEDLEPQLRRETRRSHAIPVPVMVLSTLGFLATGTFQREISDRSGISQPTFSRTLPAVLAAIKSLSRRYIQFPFDDGQQSIIKREFYRIAEYPNVVGAIDCTHVRIKAPSTNDYAFINRKNYHSINVQIICDAKLTILNMVARWPGGTHDSFILQNSSVGIKLRDGALQGRSHLLGDKGYPLTEYLVTPLANPATEQERRFNTAHIRTRSTVERCIGLLKGRWLCLGSAGGALLYSPQKSCDIILASGVLHNIAQGNGVPDDVQMLLEERMPREPWLAQPHMRAVQRRQELVDRF